One region of Trichosurus vulpecula isolate mTriVul1 chromosome 1, mTriVul1.pri, whole genome shotgun sequence genomic DNA includes:
- the LOC118833745 gene encoding sesquipedalian-1-like, whose translation SILSPFPASLSGQEHRFQFFSLEGKPGESPLIIRSPPVFPENLVPSRTQEEVSFRPTAWPGAGPPQEFLVPGVGWEPSRDRTTAPPPHLFSTSQPGGTLRPLLSGLAAMKLHRKPVLSYLRGTGARAPDREGTLLKKGTRNSSYQRRWFILRGNLLYYLEHQGDRTPLGLILLDNCRVEPRDSAAEPFAFAILASAEGGRSYKLAAETKDDLDGWLQALVWAGWSQLWELLQPLQEQYQRVCQEAGVEPQAPPQEDRFPGLPCSPAPSGFPELHQRFGEEIQALARSRANRRQMDLMEFG comes from the exons tccatcctatcccccttcCCAGCTTCACTCTCAGGGCAGGAACACAGATTTCAGTTTTTCTCTCTTGAAGGGAAACCTGGGGAATCCCCCTTAATTATCCGATCACCTCCAGTCTTCCCTGAAAACCTAGTTCCCTCTAGGACCCAGGAGGAAGTCTCTTTTCGCCCTACCGCTTGGCCAGGGGCCGGTCCCCCGCAGGAGTTCCTGgttcctggggtggggtgggagccATCACGAGATAGGACGACCGCCCCGCCCCCGCACCTGTTCTCAACGTCCCAGCCCGGAGGGACCCTCCGCCCCCTGCTCTCAG GTCTGGCTGCCATGAAACTGCACCGGAAGCCTGTGCTTAGCTACCTTCGGGGAACAGGCGCCCGGGCCCCAGACCGGGAGGGAACCTTGCTGAAGAAGGGAACCCGCAATTCCAGCTACCAGCGCCGCTGGTTCATCCTCCGCGGCAATCTGCTGTACTACCTGGAGCACCAAGGGGATCGGACCCCACTGGGCCTTATCTTGCTGGACAACTGCCGGGTGGAGCCCCGAGACAGCGCCGCCGAGCCCTTCGCCTTCGCCATCCTGGCCTCCGCAGAAGGCGGCCGGAGCTACAAACTGGCGGCGGAGACGAAGGATGATTTAGACGGCTGGCTTCAAGCCCTGGTTTGGGCCGGATGGAGCCAGCTGTGGGAGCTCCTGCAGCCCTTACAGGAGCAGTACCAAAGAGTGTGCCAAGAGGCTGGAGTAGAACCCCAGGCGCCCCCGCAGGAAGACAGGTTTCCGGGCCTCCCCTGCTCTCCAGCCCCCTCTGGCTTCCCCGAGCTGCACCAGCGCTTTGGGGAAGAGATCCAGGCACTTGCCAGGTCCAGGGCCAACAGGAGGCAAATGGACCTCATGGAGTTTGGGTGA
- the CD2BP2 gene encoding CD2 antigen cytoplasmic tail-binding protein 2, with protein MPKRRVTFQDVGVEEDGEDLPKKKLVDPVTGAGGPGSRFKGKHSLDSDEEDDDEDGSSKYVILASEDVEGQEAATLPSEGGVRITPFNLQEEMEEGHFDSDGNYFLHRDAQIRDSWLDNIDWVKIRERPPGQRPASDSEDDSPGQTPLGPQALLEGLLEMLLPGETVAGALRRLGARKGGEGPQRPNSPQRLDRLSGLADQMVARGNHGVYQETRERLAVRLKALGGRTPGQPDTAPRPVLDMFAEEVGEGELETPTPAQGGEAAAMGDGLADVMWEYKWENTSDAELYGPFTSAQMQAWADEGYFPDGVYCRKLDPPEGQFYNSKRIDFGLYF; from the exons ATGCCCAAGCGGAGAGTGACCTTCCAGGATGTGGGAGTTGAAGAGGATGGAGAGGATCTCCCCAAAAAGAAG CTGGTGGATCCTGTGACAGGAGCAGGGGGCCCTGGGAGCCGGTTCAAAGGCAAGCATTCTTTGGAcagtgatgaagaagatgatgatgaggatggttCTAGCAAGTATGTCATCCTAGCCTCAGAAGATGTGGAAG GTCAGGAGGCGGCCACACTCCCAAGTGAGGGGGGTGTGCGTATCACACCCTTCAACCTTCaggaggagatggaagagggCCACTTTGATTCAGACGGCAACTACTTTCTGCACCGGGATGCCCAGATTCGGGACAGCTGGCTGGACAACATTGACTGG GTGAAGATCCGGGAGCGCCCTCCAGGCCAGCGCCCTGCCTCAGATTCAGAGGATGACAGCCCTGGCCAGACTCCACTGGGCCCTCAAGCCCTCCTAGAGGGTCTCTTGGAGATGTTGTTGCCAGGGGAGACAGTTGCTGGGGCACTGAGGCGTCTGGGTGCCCGGAAGGGTGGTGAAGGACCCCAGCGACCAAATTCCCCACAACGATTAGACCGACTCTCAGGATTGGCTGACCAGATGGTTGCCCGGGGTAACCATGGAGTGTATCAGGAGACCAGAGAACGGCTTGCTGTGAGGCTGAAAGCACTGGGGGGCCGCACTCCAGGGCAGCCAGACACAGCACCTCGTCCTGTCCTGGACATGTTTGCTGaagaggttggggagggggagctggAGACCCCAACCCCAGCCCAAGGAGGAG AAGCAGCTGCCATGGGAGATGGCTTGGCTGATGTGATGTGGgaatataaatgggaaaacacaAGTGATGCAGAACTCTATGGGCCCTTCACCAGTGCTCAGATGCAG gCCTGGGCAGATGAAGGCTATTTCCCGGATGGTGTTTATTGCCGGAAGCTGGATCCCCCTGAAGGCCAGTTCTACAACTCCAAACGTATAGATTTTGGTCTCTATTTCTGa
- the SPN gene encoding leukosialin translates to MAMVSPLSLLLLLFLAKCRWVSTDSTAATHSQLPDITSVPASSSDPSSSISHLPREATSSPASSLAMVLVSSPAPDTRPPTFMMTEASDSTPTEVASSTALASTAPGLTQVDKEIPTSIQESATHTSTLAASVSDGAAMVTTPFSTYPPSDTPIRKEEASLTERENTTLVTEEMTSSKVISVYTTTSTMTRNFQVTQTTSTSSISLTNVSPTNRLKQDRSNNLLVILIVVVLVATLLVVLFLMWRQRQKRRTGALMLVGSGKHKGAGDAWAGPVQATEDQAASGSGAVEGDTGNLEGEGTGRRPTLTTFFGRRKSRQGSVMLEDLEAGAATNNLRDESEPLVENMNGTVKASEADGSGADGSVAGDGNLPSAPVTKV, encoded by the coding sequence ATGGCGATGGTGTCCCCTCTGTCTCTGTTGTTGCTCCTCTTCCTCGCTAAGTGCCGCTGGGTCTCAACAGACTCAACAGCTGCCACTCACTCCCAGCTCCCGGATATAACGTCTGTGCCAGCCTCCTCCTCAGATCCGAGCTCTTCAATCTCTCACTTGCCCCGGGAAGCCACATCCTCACCAGCATCAAGTTTAGCTATGGTCCTCGTGTCTTCTCCAGCCCCAGATACCAGGCCCCCGACATTCATGATGACAGAGGCCAGTGATAGCACTCCTACTGAGGTGGCATCCTCCACCGCTTTGGCTTCCACAGCCCCTGGGCTGACCCAAGTGGATAAGGAAATCCCCACTAGCATCCAGGAATCGGCCACGCATACATCCACTCTGGCTGCTAGTGTCTCAGATGGAGCTGCCATGGTAACAACTCCCTTCTCCACATACCCTCCCTCTGATACCCCCATAAGGAAGGAGGAGGCCTCCCTCACAGAGCGGGAGAATACCACTCTCGTCACTGAAGAAATGACCTCCTCCAAGGTTATTTCAGTCTACACGACCACCTCCACCATGACAAGAAATTTCCAAGTGACCCAGACCACCTCCACATCTTCCATCTCATTGACCAATGTGTCTCCTACAAACAGATTGAAACAGGATAGAAGTAACAACCTGCTGGTAATTCTGATTGTGGTAGTCCTGGTGGCAACTCTCTTGGTAGTCCTGTTCTTAATGTGGCGTCAGCGGCAGAAGAGAAGGACGGGGGCTCTGATGCTTGTGGGGAGTGGGAAACATAAAGGAGCTGGGGATGCTTGGGCTGGACCAGTTCAGGCTACAGAGGACCAGGCTGCATCTGGGTCAGGAGCAGTGGAAGGGGACACAGGGAATCTTGAAGGGGAGGGGACTGGCCGTAGGCCCACACTCACCACCTTCTTTGGCAGGCGGAAGTCTAGACAGGGTTCTGTGATGCTGGAGGACCTGGAGGCTGGGGCAGCCACCAACAACCTCAGAGATGAGAGTGAACCCCTT